The Salvia miltiorrhiza cultivar Shanhuang (shh) chromosome 2, IMPLAD_Smil_shh, whole genome shotgun sequence DNA window TTAGTGGTTTTACTTTGACTTGTCTGTCACTAGTTTTGGATGCAATATCTGATAGACTTGTGGCCTCAATTACCAGCTCACTTCGACTTTTGGTTGAGTTGGATCTTGAAGACCGGCAATGCTCAGAAGCAAAAGTGCTTCATGACTTGACTAACAGTGGTCTGTTGCTTTTAGGCTCCTTAAGATACCTTACTCATCTCTCAATCGTCAGAAGTAGAGCAAATTATCCAGCTTCTTTTAAACGAGTAAATGATGTGGGTATATTAGTTCTTGCTGAGAGCTGTCGAGGCTTAGAATCTGTAAGACTTGGTGGGTTCAGTAAAGTTACTGATGCTGGATTTTCATCTCTAGTGCACTCGTGCCACAATTTGAAGAAGCTGGAAATTCTCAACGCACCATTGTTGTCAGACTTGGCATTTCATGACATGATTGGTGCTGTGTCACCCCTGGTTGAGTTGAAATTGGCGTCATGTAACCTGATCACTAGTGAAGCTGTAGCAGAACTGGCTTCATCTAGTACTTTGGAAGTACTAGATACGTATAGTTGCAGGAGCATTGCGGACCCCTGCCTTGACTACGTATCGCGCCTCAGTAAACTGACCTCCATTAATCTCGGAGGTGCTGATATTACAGATAGTGGTCTTGGTGCTCTGAGTAAAGGTGATCTACCGATAACTAATTTATGTCTTCGAGGATGTACAAGAGTGACAGACAGAGGAATTATCCGGTTGCTAAACGATGGCATTCGAATCAAGAAGAAACTTTCATCTCTTGACATTAGCAACATGCCAGGAGTATCAGATAGAGCAATTCATGCAGTTATTTCATGCACCGATGCCCTTACTGAGCTACGCATGAGAAGCTGCTTTCACGTGACGAATGAATCTTTTCAAATATTGGCTTCAGGAAAGTCTGGTGGAAGAAATTTCCTCCGGAAACTCGATATAAGTCATTGCATCGGATTCTCTGATGGATTGGTAGAGTTACTGCAACAGGGGCATTCGTTCCTAGGTTTACGGTGGCTTGGTGTTGCTGGTACTTATTTGGTGAAGTGTAGTGATTTTGCTGCAATATGTGGAATGCAGCCTTGCCTTACTGTTTGTTTTGAAGGTTGTGAAGTTGGATGTCACGACGGTTGGCAATACCACATATGATGAcgaacatttaaaaaaaaaacaactcaCGGAAAATTTCTTCCAACTGTCTATCTAAAGTCGACCTTACTCAGATTATGTTCTGACAACGATGCAATTTGTTCTagatttatgtatttttgtcgatttttttttttgaggcaatATTTTTGTCGAATTCATATACTCctatttttt harbors:
- the LOC131011411 gene encoding F-box protein At-B, with amino-acid sequence MFRKIIGDMKNCSKRPREKTAAKAAEDIGGAPPPRDGFLLPNTIVLSEILTRLELDALCTVACVSRTLRSLVSQSLMTLPSLDLSAFSPNGELVSCIAPRLGAVKSVTIDCLKVYECSIVSILGPHLLELNLLKCPWLSYHVLPSIGEKCPNLRNLVLELAGKNAPEIFRKSFVKMLQNLLYLEHLSIKVRGTESDAYSLTYVDLFLPKTLKSLKLQLVNERDAGLLIEKLGDDRESSRKMVNPSTSITSYQGFSGFTLTCLSLVLDAISDRLVASITSSLRLLVELDLEDRQCSEAKVLHDLTNSGLLLLGSLRYLTHLSIVRSRANYPASFKRVNDVGILVLAESCRGLESVRLGGFSKVTDAGFSSLVHSCHNLKKLEILNAPLLSDLAFHDMIGAVSPLVELKLASCNLITSEAVAELASSSTLEVLDTYSCRSIADPCLDYVSRLSKLTSINLGGADITDSGLGALSKGDLPITNLCLRGCTRVTDRGIIRLLNDGIRIKKKLSSLDISNMPGVSDRAIHAVISCTDALTELRMRSCFHVTNESFQILASGKSGGRNFLRKLDISHCIGFSDGLVELLQQGHSFLGLRWLGVAGTYLVKCSDFAAICGMQPCLTVCFEGCEVGCHDGWQYHI